The Brevibacillus brevis genome contains a region encoding:
- a CDS encoding LysE family translocator gives MFDWTTMGAFLAVVIGLFLIPGPAVLLTATRTVQGGRKAGIMAGLGIATGDFIHTIFAAVGLSAILMTSAWAFNLVKYAGAAYLVYLGVRAMLEKPVDPEVPKVTPLPPLQSYGQAILAEVLNPKTALFFLAFLPQFVHPERGGAIFQFLVLGLIFAILGFFYTAMIAISIRPLGHLLKRISWLGRWSGKIVGSVYILLGLKIALQER, from the coding sequence ATGTTTGATTGGACTACCATGGGGGCATTTTTGGCTGTTGTGATCGGCCTCTTTTTAATTCCGGGACCCGCTGTCCTGTTAACCGCGACGCGTACCGTACAGGGGGGGCGTAAAGCAGGGATCATGGCAGGGCTCGGTATTGCCACCGGCGACTTCATTCATACGATTTTTGCTGCGGTCGGTTTATCCGCGATATTGATGACATCTGCATGGGCGTTCAATCTCGTAAAATATGCAGGAGCGGCTTACTTGGTCTATTTAGGGGTTCGGGCCATGCTTGAAAAACCGGTTGACCCAGAGGTGCCAAAAGTAACACCGTTGCCACCGTTGCAATCGTATGGGCAAGCCATCCTAGCAGAAGTACTGAATCCGAAGACGGCGTTGTTCTTTCTGGCGTTTCTGCCGCAATTCGTGCATCCGGAGCGTGGAGGAGCCATTTTTCAATTCCTTGTCCTGGGACTGATTTTCGCCATATTGGGGTTCTTTTACACCGCGATGATTGCGATCAGCATCAGACCATTGGGGCATCTGTTGAAGCGAATTTCCTGGCTGGGCCGCTGGAGTGGCAAGATCGTAGGTTCTGTTTATATCTTATTGGGATTAAAAATAGCACTGCAAGAGAGATAA
- a CDS encoding response regulator transcription factor has translation MSTILLVDDEPQILEILSSYLQKEGYHVLTAQTGKEAVEMATTISLTCIILDLMLPDLSGEEVCVQIRKESRVPILMLTAKSGEADRIRGLTIGADDYLIKPFSPRELVARVRAVMRRAGDYSTLSDFIEVGDLTISMNEKRVTKNGVVLEVTPNEYRLLTTLVRYPGRTWGREELVREVMGFDFEGYDRTIDTHIKNLRQKIEADPKHPEYIKTVYGLGYRFDDPMKK, from the coding sequence ATGTCTACCATTTTGCTAGTCGATGATGAGCCGCAAATCTTAGAAATATTGTCCTCCTATCTGCAAAAGGAAGGCTATCATGTTCTGACAGCCCAAACAGGCAAGGAAGCAGTGGAAATGGCCACGACGATTTCATTGACCTGTATCATTTTGGATCTGATGCTTCCCGATTTGAGCGGGGAAGAAGTCTGCGTCCAAATTCGCAAAGAGTCGCGTGTCCCGATCTTGATGTTAACGGCGAAAAGTGGAGAGGCGGATCGGATTCGCGGGCTTACGATTGGCGCGGATGACTATTTGATCAAGCCTTTTAGCCCGAGAGAACTCGTAGCACGTGTTCGAGCCGTCATGCGTCGTGCAGGCGATTATTCAACACTCTCCGATTTTATCGAAGTGGGAGACTTGACCATATCGATGAATGAGAAGAGAGTCACGAAAAATGGAGTGGTTTTGGAGGTTACGCCAAATGAATACCGCTTGCTTACAACACTTGTCCGTTATCCGGGGAGAACGTGGGGCAGGGAGGAGCTCGTGCGTGAGGTCATGGGCTTTGATTTCGAAGGATACGACCGAACCATTGATACGCATATCAAAAATCTTCGCCAAAAGATAGAGGCAGACCCGAAGCACCCGGAATATATCAAGACAGTGTATGGATTGGGCTATCGCTTTGACGATCCCATGAAGAAGTGA
- a CDS encoding sensor histidine kinase: MKHIWVKLAFVIMTVGACAVLFSSLLSVKEMDVHFSMYANEVRNQHNQEISRVALQAYQDHQGWGAEAYHKIEAVSEVLGLHITLLDQQRQVKKEWGKRSIHTSNYSIDKIPLVSKGVMIGQLVIRHDDRSAYMTLESHFQWAHKNTTLWTMAVLLILVMIISIPLARTMVRPVVQVSTAAQRVARGNLSIRVPEPRGKDEVTSLVAAFNNLVQSLEHQEELRKRLTSDIAHELRTPLNTLLAQVEGMIDGIWEATPKNLENTRSEVLRLSRLVRDLDQVIQVESGSLQMRSEEVELREVVKEVTESMSATFARAQVNFHFKGDHAVWIKGDRQRLAQIVANLLTNACKHTPAGGEVVVTVDKPSTMVRLQVKDSGTGIDQKDLPYVFERFYRGDRSRARERGGAGLGLTIVKGIVEAHKGIISLDSRVGEGTTITILFPPQAHEGEK; the protein is encoded by the coding sequence ATGAAGCATATATGGGTAAAGCTCGCCTTTGTGATCATGACAGTCGGCGCTTGCGCTGTTCTTTTTTCCTCGTTGTTGTCCGTAAAGGAAATGGATGTTCATTTTTCCATGTATGCCAATGAAGTGAGAAATCAGCATAACCAAGAAATATCGCGTGTTGCACTTCAGGCGTATCAGGACCATCAAGGCTGGGGAGCGGAAGCCTATCATAAGATTGAAGCGGTTTCCGAGGTCTTGGGATTGCATATCACACTCCTCGATCAACAGCGACAAGTGAAAAAAGAGTGGGGCAAGCGGTCAATCCATACGAGCAATTACAGTATCGACAAGATTCCCCTTGTCAGTAAGGGTGTCATGATCGGGCAACTGGTGATTCGTCACGATGACCGGAGTGCATATATGACTTTGGAAAGCCATTTTCAATGGGCGCATAAAAACACGACGTTGTGGACGATGGCTGTGCTGCTCATTCTGGTCATGATCATCAGCATTCCGCTTGCCCGAACCATGGTGCGCCCAGTCGTCCAAGTGAGTACAGCAGCGCAACGAGTCGCGCGGGGCAATCTGTCCATACGCGTACCGGAGCCTCGTGGAAAGGATGAAGTTACTTCATTGGTCGCTGCTTTTAATAACTTGGTCCAAAGTCTTGAGCACCAAGAGGAGCTGCGCAAGCGACTGACCTCCGATATTGCCCATGAATTGCGAACACCACTGAACACCTTGCTGGCGCAGGTAGAGGGAATGATCGACGGCATATGGGAAGCAACTCCCAAAAATCTCGAAAACACAAGGTCTGAGGTACTGCGTTTGAGCCGTCTCGTCCGCGATTTAGATCAGGTGATCCAGGTGGAGTCGGGCTCCTTGCAAATGCGCAGTGAAGAGGTGGAACTGCGTGAGGTTGTCAAAGAAGTCACCGAGTCGATGAGCGCTACGTTTGCCCGTGCGCAGGTGAATTTTCATTTCAAAGGAGATCACGCTGTCTGGATCAAAGGGGACAGGCAGAGACTGGCGCAAATCGTGGCCAATTTGTTGACGAATGCCTGCAAGCATACGCCAGCGGGAGGAGAAGTCGTAGTCACGGTAGACAAACCGAGTACAATGGTCCGTTTGCAGGTGAAGGACAGCGGCACAGGCATCGATCAAAAGGACCTCCCGTACGTCTTTGAGCGTTTTTATCGGGGAGATCGCTCGCGAGCAAGGGAACGCGGTGGAGCAGGATTGGGGTTGACGATTGTGAAAGGGATCGTGGAGGCACACAAGGGAATCATCTCGTTGGATAGCAGAGTGGGGGAGGGAACGACCATCACAATTTTGTTTCCGCCACAAGCTCATGAAGGCGAAAAGTAA
- a CDS encoding MFS transporter, with protein sequence MSTITSNVKQQATGTKNSTLALLALAISAFGIGTTEFVIVGLLSTVAQDLKVTITLAGLLISGYALGVAIGAPIITALTSRIPRKMLLMLLMIVFVVGNSAAALSSSFTLLIIARFFTAFSHGVFFSIGSTIAADLVPENKRASAIATMFTGLTVATVTGVPLGTFIGQMFGWRATFWGVAILGVIALISTAILVPSHLKKSKPASIKDQVKIITNLPLLLVFGITALGYGGTFVTFTFLGPILEEITGYQASAVSLILLVYGIAVAIGNTVGGKAADKNPIKALRWMFIIQAIILIILTFTAPFKWVGTLTIILMGLLAFMNVPGLQVYVVQLAEKYVPSAVDVASAINIAAFNLGIAIGAFVGGIIVDTIGLIHTPWVGGVMVLGAALLTAISSKLEKTRR encoded by the coding sequence ATGAGCACGATTACATCCAACGTGAAGCAGCAAGCAACTGGTACGAAAAACTCCACTCTTGCTTTACTTGCTCTCGCAATCAGCGCATTTGGTATCGGGACTACTGAATTTGTTATCGTCGGTTTGTTGTCGACAGTCGCACAGGATTTGAAAGTAACCATAACCTTAGCAGGACTTCTTATTTCTGGATATGCATTAGGGGTAGCTATTGGAGCACCGATTATAACAGCACTCACAAGTCGAATTCCACGGAAAATGCTGCTCATGCTTTTGATGATTGTCTTTGTTGTCGGAAACAGTGCGGCAGCCCTGTCGAGCAGTTTTACGCTTTTAATCATTGCCCGTTTCTTTACCGCGTTTTCTCATGGGGTATTTTTCTCCATCGGTTCTACGATTGCAGCCGATCTGGTGCCAGAAAACAAGCGTGCCAGCGCGATTGCAACGATGTTTACAGGTCTGACTGTTGCAACCGTTACAGGCGTACCTTTGGGAACGTTTATTGGACAAATGTTTGGATGGAGAGCGACTTTTTGGGGAGTTGCCATTCTTGGAGTGATTGCACTTATTTCGACAGCGATTCTGGTGCCAAGTCATTTGAAAAAATCCAAGCCTGCTTCCATTAAAGACCAAGTGAAAATAATTACAAACTTACCACTGTTGCTTGTCTTTGGGATTACGGCACTGGGCTACGGCGGTACCTTCGTAACCTTTACGTTCTTGGGTCCGATTCTCGAAGAAATCACAGGTTATCAGGCAAGTGCCGTCAGTCTGATTCTTCTCGTCTATGGGATTGCGGTAGCCATTGGAAATACGGTAGGAGGAAAAGCAGCTGACAAGAATCCGATAAAAGCACTGCGCTGGATGTTCATCATTCAGGCGATCATCCTGATCATTTTAACATTTACCGCTCCGTTCAAATGGGTGGGAACCCTCACGATTATCCTGATGGGCCTCTTGGCTTTTATGAACGTACCGGGCTTACAGGTATATGTCGTTCAGCTGGCTGAAAAATACGTGCCAAGTGCTGTTGATGTAGCATCTGCCATTAACATTGCGGCATTCAATCTCGGCATTGCGATTGGAGCCTTCGTGGGAGGAATCATCGTCGATACCATCGGACTGATTCATACACCATGGGTCGGCGGAGTGATGGTGCTAGGTGCAGCATTACTCACGGCAATCAGCAGCAAGCTGGAAAAAACTCGTCGTTAA
- a CDS encoding TVP38/TMEM64 family protein: MDWITNIEALAEWIRSLGMLGIIGSILLNIVISVAGVLPSIFLSGANAVVFGLYGGFLISLTGEVAGACIAFFLYRYTIKKADRREKLKSFKWVHAINGTTSFRKCLAIVLLRLNPMMPSGVVNLGAALTNITFVQFLVATLLGKVPSMVFETFVGHDLITFSENKFRLLFALLAGALVFLLFWKKGKDQT, translated from the coding sequence ATGGATTGGATAACGAATATAGAAGCCCTGGCGGAATGGATTCGCTCTTTGGGGATGCTGGGGATTATCGGCAGTATATTATTGAACATCGTGATCAGTGTGGCAGGTGTATTGCCGTCCATTTTTTTATCGGGTGCGAATGCAGTAGTGTTTGGCTTGTACGGAGGGTTCTTGATTTCCTTAACGGGAGAGGTGGCGGGTGCTTGCATCGCCTTTTTCCTTTATCGCTACACGATCAAAAAAGCAGATCGGCGCGAAAAACTGAAATCATTCAAATGGGTACATGCGATCAACGGAACGACGAGTTTTCGCAAATGTCTTGCCATCGTTTTGCTCCGGTTGAATCCGATGATGCCTTCCGGTGTAGTCAATTTGGGCGCGGCTTTGACGAATATCACCTTCGTGCAATTTTTAGTAGCGACCCTGCTTGGAAAAGTGCCGTCGATGGTATTTGAAACATTCGTCGGTCATGATCTGATTACTTTCAGTGAAAACAAGTTTCGCTTGCTCTTTGCCTTGTTGGCAGGCGCTCTCGTCTTTTTGCTTTTCTGGAAAAAAGGAAAGGATCAAACATAA
- a CDS encoding LLM class oxidoreductase, with amino-acid sequence MSKFDGHYGFQRMFQEDKMTLGFHIPLEAYEWDAPTMERQVELVQAAEDYGFTGIWLRDVILQDPAFGDPATGQIYDMMIYLTYLAAQTKKIAFGTSSIVLPLRHPLRVAKETATIENLFPQRLMMGISSGDRRADFLGLNVPHEERAELFRDGYEYLQKVMAEHFPKINSPYGMIDGANLVPKSTAPIPTFITGYSQQTMDWFAQNGDGWIYYPRDPFNQAHAIQEWRELVQKYQPGVFKPFIQPLHLDLAENPDESVTPIRLGYRVGRKMLLELLAMYQEVGVNHLFFALFPSQRPIDEVIDELGQEVLPYFPAHIDMPEQF; translated from the coding sequence ATGAGCAAATTTGACGGTCATTACGGTTTTCAGCGAATGTTCCAAGAAGATAAGATGACGTTAGGATTTCACATTCCGCTAGAGGCATACGAATGGGATGCACCGACAATGGAGCGCCAGGTTGAACTCGTCCAAGCGGCAGAAGACTATGGCTTTACCGGAATCTGGCTGCGCGATGTGATTTTGCAGGACCCCGCATTTGGTGACCCTGCAACCGGGCAAATTTATGACATGATGATTTATTTAACCTATTTGGCTGCGCAAACGAAAAAAATCGCTTTTGGTACCTCGAGTATCGTACTTCCACTGCGGCATCCGCTACGAGTGGCAAAAGAGACAGCGACCATCGAAAATTTGTTTCCCCAGCGTTTGATGATGGGTATTTCTTCCGGCGACAGACGGGCTGATTTTCTTGGATTGAATGTGCCACATGAAGAGCGTGCGGAGTTGTTTCGGGATGGCTACGAATACTTGCAGAAGGTCATGGCAGAGCATTTCCCGAAAATCAACTCGCCATACGGCATGATTGATGGAGCGAATCTGGTGCCAAAATCGACTGCTCCCATTCCTACCTTTATCACGGGGTACAGCCAACAAACGATGGACTGGTTTGCGCAAAACGGAGATGGCTGGATTTATTACCCGCGTGATCCATTCAACCAAGCACATGCCATCCAAGAATGGAGAGAGCTTGTCCAGAAATACCAGCCAGGTGTATTCAAGCCGTTTATTCAGCCCCTTCACTTGGACCTAGCGGAAAATCCGGATGAGTCGGTCACGCCGATTCGATTAGGGTACCGAGTCGGAAGAAAAATGCTTTTAGAACTGCTGGCCATGTATCAAGAGGTCGGCGTCAATCATTTATTCTTCGCCCTATTCCCTAGCCAGCGTCCCATTGACGAGGTCA
- a CDS encoding GyrI-like domain-containing protein produces the protein MMNPTIIKLDEMRVAGLQIRTTNEAECGPNGKIGGLWQRYYQEEHPFKTPHQKEPGVVLGVYSDYESDETGEYSMLVGTVVENTGELPVELTVKTLPASTYAVFTTRVGPMVEVVMEAWAKVWEWSYQPGNKRTFTGDFERYDGVRCADPNNAQVDLYIAIAEE, from the coding sequence ATGATGAACCCAACGATTATCAAACTGGATGAAATGCGTGTAGCTGGCTTGCAAATTCGGACAACGAATGAGGCGGAATGCGGACCGAATGGGAAAATTGGGGGACTGTGGCAGCGCTATTATCAAGAAGAGCATCCTTTCAAAACTCCCCATCAAAAAGAGCCGGGTGTTGTTCTGGGGGTGTACTCCGATTACGAAAGTGATGAGACCGGTGAGTACTCCATGTTAGTAGGAACCGTCGTCGAAAATACCGGGGAGCTGCCTGTTGAGCTCACGGTCAAGACTCTGCCCGCTTCTACCTATGCCGTATTTACGACTCGCGTAGGCCCGATGGTAGAGGTTGTGATGGAAGCGTGGGCGAAGGTGTGGGAGTGGTCCTATCAACCGGGGAACAAGCGGACATTTACCGGAGATTTCGAACGATATGACGGAGTGCGCTGCGCTGATCCCAACAACGCGCAAGTCGATTTGTACATCGCGATCGCTGAAGAATAA